Proteins found in one Poseidonibacter antarcticus genomic segment:
- a CDS encoding CinA family protein, whose amino-acid sequence MYDEIFNKEDMIKLQNILRDKKQSITTAESCTGGLIAHMITKIPNSSDIFNGAIVSYSNNIKHQELGVENNILNSFGAVSKEVVSQMLEGVSKKFEAQYAIAVSGIAGPSGGSKDKPVGTVVIGCIGPLGEKIIDIHHFKGSREEVQIQAAKTGLLKILKFIKKTIDK is encoded by the coding sequence ATGTATGATGAAATTTTTAATAAAGAAGATATGATAAAACTTCAAAATATACTAAGAGATAAAAAACAATCAATTACAACAGCAGAATCATGTACAGGTGGTTTAATAGCCCATATGATTACTAAAATACCTAATTCATCAGATATTTTTAATGGTGCAATTGTTTCATACTCTAATAATATCAAACATCAAGAATTAGGCGTAGAAAATAACATACTAAATAGCTTTGGAGCAGTTAGTAAAGAAGTTGTAAGCCAAATGCTTGAAGGTGTAAGTAAAAAATTTGAAGCACAATATGCAATAGCAGTATCAGGTATAGCAGGTCCTTCAGGAGGTTCAAAAGATAAACCAGTTGGTACAGTAGTAATCGGTTGTATCGGTCCTCTTGGTGAAAAAATAATTGATATTCATCACTTTAAAGGCTCGCGAGAAGAAGTACAAATTCAAGCTGCAAAAACGGGGCTTTTAAAAATTTTAAAATTTATTAAAAAAACTATTGACAAATAA
- a CDS encoding sodium:solute symporter family protein, producing MELQSLIYLFVGISFAVYIGIALWAKAGSTKDFYVAGGGVHPIANGMATAADWMSAASFISLAGIISFKGSDASAYLMGWTGGYVLLAMLLAPYLRKFGKFTVPDFVGDRYYSDTARLVAVVAVIFVSFTYVAGQMRGVGIVFSRFLQVDVNTGVLIGMAIVFFYSVLGGMKGITYTQVAQYVVMIFAYMIPAIFLSLQVTDTFIPQLGIFATTTFAFDSGISVIPEGTYLLHALDQSISDLGFTEYTQPGNLWNMFMLTTALMLGTAGLPHVIVRFFTVPTVKDARISAGWALLFIAIMYTTISSVAAFSRVNLINNLQNTEYKAFVNGEIEGNDGNWFKTWENGGLIAWNDRNGDGKIQYATGAAFDGAKGKPAFDGDKRAEDGHRLVTNAKAGADEAEMAKGNGIANELYVDRDIMVLANPEIANLPNWVIAFIAAGGLAAALSTAAGLLLVIASAISHDLLGQVIYKDKETGKSTLNEKTELMWARVSAVAAICVAGYLGINPPGFVAQVVAFAFGLAAAAFFPTIILGVFDKRMNKEGAIAGILTGLIFTFSYIIYFVFLGGVKEDWLFGIAPTGIGTVGTLLHLVVALIVSRMTPEPPKEIQELVERIRIPSGAGDAVDH from the coding sequence ATGGAATTACAATCATTAATTTACCTATTTGTAGGTATTTCTTTTGCAGTTTATATTGGTATTGCTTTATGGGCAAAAGCTGGTTCGACTAAAGATTTCTATGTTGCAGGTGGTGGTGTTCATCCAATTGCAAATGGTATGGCAACGGCAGCTGACTGGATGTCTGCAGCTTCATTTATCTCATTAGCAGGTATTATTTCTTTCAAAGGTTCTGATGCTTCAGCATATTTAATGGGTTGGACTGGTGGATATGTTCTACTAGCAATGTTACTTGCTCCTTATTTGAGAAAATTTGGTAAATTTACAGTTCCTGATTTTGTTGGTGATAGATATTATTCTGATACAGCTAGATTAGTTGCCGTTGTAGCAGTTATTTTTGTTTCATTTACATATGTTGCAGGACAAATGAGAGGGGTTGGAATCGTTTTCTCTAGATTCTTACAAGTTGATGTTAATACAGGTGTATTAATTGGTATGGCAATTGTTTTCTTCTATTCTGTTTTAGGTGGAATGAAAGGTATTACATATACACAAGTTGCTCAATATGTTGTTATGATTTTTGCATATATGATTCCTGCAATTTTCTTATCATTACAAGTTACTGATACATTTATACCTCAATTAGGTATTTTTGCAACAACTACATTTGCATTTGATTCTGGAATTTCAGTAATACCTGAAGGAACATATTTATTACATGCACTTGATCAATCTATTTCAGATCTTGGATTTACTGAATATACACAGCCAGGTAACTTATGGAATATGTTTATGCTTACAACAGCTTTAATGCTTGGTACTGCTGGACTTCCTCACGTTATTGTTAGATTCTTTACAGTTCCAACTGTTAAAGATGCTAGAATATCTGCTGGTTGGGCATTATTATTTATTGCAATTATGTATACAACTATTTCTTCAGTTGCTGCATTCTCAAGAGTTAACTTAATTAACAACTTACAAAACACTGAATATAAAGCGTTTGTAAATGGTGAAATTGAAGGAAATGATGGGAATTGGTTTAAAACATGGGAAAATGGTGGATTAATTGCATGGAATGATAGAAATGGCGATGGTAAAATTCAATATGCTACTGGAGCTGCTTTTGACGGAGCTAAAGGTAAACCAGCATTTGATGGTGATAAAAGAGCTGAAGATGGACATAGACTTGTAACTAATGCAAAAGCTGGTGCAGATGAAGCTGAAATGGCTAAAGGTAATGGAATTGCAAATGAGTTATATGTTGATAGAGATATCATGGTACTTGCGAATCCAGAAATTGCAAACTTACCTAACTGGGTAATTGCATTTATTGCAGCTGGTGGTCTTGCAGCAGCATTATCAACAGCAGCAGGATTATTACTTGTAATTGCTTCTGCAATTTCACATGATCTTCTTGGACAAGTTATTTACAAAGACAAAGAAACTGGTAAATCAACATTAAATGAGAAAACAGAGTTAATGTGGGCAAGAGTTTCAGCTGTAGCTGCAATTTGTGTCGCAGGATACTTAGGAATTAACCCTCCTGGATTTGTTGCACAAGTTGTTGCGTTTGCATTTGGTTTAGCAGCAGCAGCATTCTTCCCAACAATTATCCTTGGAGTATTTGATAAGAGAATGAATAAAGAAGGTGCGATAGCTGGTATTTTAACTGGTCTTATTTTCACATTCAGTTACATTATCTACTTTGTATTCTTAGGCGGAGTAAAAGAAGATTGGTTATTTGGAATTGCTCCAACAGGTATTGGTACAGTTGGTACACTACTTCACTTAGTAGTAGCATTAATTGTTTCTAGAATGACTCCTGAACCACCTAAAGAAATTCAAGAGCTTGTAGAGAGAATTAGAATTCCTTCAGGCGCTGGTGACGCAGTTGATCACTAA
- a CDS encoding response regulator transcription factor, whose translation MKILLLEDELMLNNSICEYLRGIGHMVESFTDGQEVIDSVDTSFDLLILDINVPTKDGFTILSELNSKKIYIPTIFISALIDIEDISKAYDLGCREYIKKPFHLEELGIKINQLLKKDQSNTSHIRFSENYSYAKNTQTLYFNGEPQNLTKKQLEIIHILALNINMIVDFESFRIDIWDGENIDNPTIRAEISRLKKALKEDFIKNIRGLGYKIDRYYSV comes from the coding sequence ATGAAGATACTACTACTTGAAGATGAATTAATGTTAAATAACTCAATATGTGAGTATTTAAGAGGTATTGGACATATGGTTGAAAGCTTTACAGATGGACAAGAAGTTATTGACTCAGTTGATACTTCATTTGATTTATTAATATTAGATATTAATGTTCCAACTAAAGATGGTTTTACAATATTAAGTGAATTAAATAGCAAAAAGATATATATTCCAACAATATTTATATCTGCATTAATTGATATTGAAGATATTTCTAAGGCATATGATTTAGGATGTCGTGAATATATTAAAAAACCATTCCATCTTGAAGAACTTGGAATAAAAATAAATCAATTATTAAAAAAAGACCAAAGCAATACGTCACATATAAGATTTTCTGAGAATTATTCTTATGCAAAAAATACACAAACTTTATATTTTAATGGTGAACCACAAAATTTAACAAAAAAACAATTGGAAATAATTCATATATTAGCCCTTAATATAAATATGATTGTTGACTTTGAAAGTTTTAGAATTGATATCTGGGATGGAGAGAATATTGATAATCCAACAATAAGAGCTGAAATTTCACGATTGAAAAAAGCATTAAAAGAAGACTTTATAAAAAATATTAGAGGATTAGGCTATAAAATTGATAGGTATTATTCTGTTTAG
- a CDS encoding sensor histidine kinase, whose amino-acid sequence MFKAKSLYHLIVYSIVFIIILISFFTFIIIDNAHEELQEKIITLKSDYSNNQKELIKNDVNSVINFIRYYDSKYKNVKNTKQIQKEILLALKKLRINDNGNEYIFIYDFKGKFLYHPVDKNKVGKNLINLTDINGKKLVKEIIEISKKPKGGYVDYVWYKQNIKKHVKKISYANSYENWGWTIGKGVYLDKIDKLVLTKKNEYNQKISDYTLQISSLTIMLVLYSIFIYKNATILILNDVKEIGKYFKESQKNDEPINQNRIIFGEFKVIANYATDAMNNIKLKTHMLEDLNKNLEYKVDEKTKELTKLIESQKTFIKHSVHEINTPLSIIQTNIDLLKMKIPENKYITHIESGAKIIQYIYDDLSYLVKKDRVIYEKEYLNLSDIVLQRLDFFSEIAKSNSLYLVRNIKDDIYIKFNKTEFQRVIDNNLSNAIKYSYSKSPVFVKLDYLNDNEVELSITTHSKKIEYQNKIFDDFYRENSARGGFGLGLRIVKEICDKNLVTIRLDSNDKETKFTYRFKINEDTTT is encoded by the coding sequence ATGTTCAAAGCAAAAAGTTTATATCATCTAATTGTCTATAGTATTGTTTTTATTATTATATTAATTTCTTTTTTTACCTTTATTATTATTGACAATGCTCATGAAGAATTACAAGAAAAGATTATTACATTAAAATCTGATTATTCTAATAATCAAAAAGAATTAATAAAGAATGATGTTAATTCTGTAATCAACTTTATTAGATATTATGACTCAAAATACAAAAATGTAAAAAATACTAAACAAATACAAAAAGAAATATTATTAGCATTAAAAAAATTAAGAATAAATGACAATGGAAATGAATACATTTTTATTTATGACTTTAAAGGCAAATTTTTATATCACCCTGTTGATAAAAATAAAGTAGGTAAAAATTTAATTAATTTAACTGATATCAATGGAAAAAAACTTGTAAAAGAGATAATAGAAATTTCTAAAAAACCAAAAGGTGGATATGTAGATTACGTTTGGTATAAACAAAATATTAAAAAACATGTAAAAAAAATATCATATGCGAATTCTTATGAAAACTGGGGATGGACAATTGGTAAAGGTGTTTACTTAGATAAAATTGATAAACTTGTTTTAACTAAAAAAAATGAATATAATCAAAAAATATCAGATTATACATTACAAATTAGCTCACTAACTATTATGCTAGTTCTTTATTCTATATTTATTTATAAAAATGCAACTATTCTTATTTTAAATGATGTAAAAGAAATTGGAAAATATTTTAAAGAATCTCAAAAGAATGATGAACCTATAAATCAAAATAGAATCATTTTTGGAGAATTTAAAGTTATTGCAAATTATGCAACAGATGCTATGAATAATATAAAACTAAAAACACATATGCTTGAAGATTTAAATAAAAATCTTGAATATAAAGTTGATGAAAAAACAAAAGAACTTACAAAACTTATAGAATCTCAAAAAACGTTTATAAAGCATTCTGTTCATGAAATAAATACACCCTTATCAATAATACAAACAAATATTGATTTACTTAAAATGAAAATACCTGAAAATAAATATATAACACATATAGAATCAGGTGCAAAGATAATTCAATACATCTACGATGATTTATCTTATCTAGTAAAAAAAGATCGTGTGATTTATGAAAAAGAATATTTAAACTTATCTGATATTGTTCTACAAAGATTAGATTTCTTTTCAGAAATTGCTAAATCTAACTCATTATATTTAGTAAGAAATATTAAAGATGATATATATATAAAATTTAATAAAACAGAATTCCAAAGAGTAATAGACAATAATTTATCAAATGCGATTAAATATTCTTATTCTAAGTCTCCTGTTTTTGTAAAATTAGATTATCTAAATGATAATGAAGTTGAATTATCAATTACTACACATTCAAAAAAAATTGAGTATCAAAATAAAATCTTTGATGATTTTTATAGAGAAAACTCTGCAAGAGGTGGTTTTGGTCTGGGATTAAGAATTGTAAAAGAGATATGTGACAAGAATTTAGTTACAATTAGATTAGATTCGAATGATAAAGAAACAAAATTTACTTATAGGTTTAAAATAAATGAAGATACTACTACTTGA
- a CDS encoding DUF4212 domain-containing protein, which yields MSPEKAEAYWKENIAMIIKLLIVWFIVSFGCGILFINELNAIEISGVKLGFWFAQQGAIYVFVILIFVYVKVMTGIDEKYGVHE from the coding sequence ATGAGTCCAGAAAAAGCAGAAGCATACTGGAAAGAAAACATTGCTATGATTATCAAATTACTTATAGTTTGGTTTATTGTTTCTTTCGGTTGTGGTATTTTATTTATTAACGAACTTAACGCTATTGAGATTAGTGGTGTTAAATTAGGATTTTGGTTTGCACAACAAGGTGCAATATATGTATTTGTAATATTAATTTTTGTTTATGTTAAAGTAATGACAGGAATTGATGAGAAATACGGCGTTCACGAATAG